A genomic region of Candidatus Pseudomonas phytovorans contains the following coding sequences:
- the gatB gene encoding Asp-tRNA(Asn)/Glu-tRNA(Gln) amidotransferase subunit GatB, which yields MQWEVVIGLEIHTQLATQSKIFSGSATTFGSEPNTQASLVDLGMPGVLPVLNQEAVRMACMFGLAIDAEIGKRNVFARKNYFYPDLPKGYQISQMDLPIVGKGHLDIALEDGTIKRIGVTRAHLEEDAGKSLHEDFSGSTGIDLNRAGTPLLEIVSEPDMRSAKEAVAYVKAVHALVRYLGICDGNMAEGSLRCDCNVSIRPKGQVEFGTRCEIKNVNSFRFIERAINSEIQRQIDLIEDGGRVIQETRLYDPNKDETRSMRSKEEANDYRYFPDPDLLPVVIEDSFLATLRAGLPELPPQKVERFQSQYGLSAYDANVLASSREQADYFEEVVKIGGDAKLAANWVMVELGSLLNKLGVEIDQAPVSAAHLGGMLLRISDNTISGKIAKTVFEAMAAGEGDADSIIESKGLKQVTDTGAIDKMLDEMLAANAEQVEQYRAADEAKRGKMFGFFVGQAMKASKGKANPGQVNQLLKAKLEG from the coding sequence ATGCAATGGGAAGTTGTGATCGGGCTGGAAATCCACACTCAGCTCGCCACCCAGTCGAAGATCTTCTCCGGCAGCGCCACCACCTTCGGCTCAGAGCCGAACACCCAGGCCAGCCTGGTTGACCTGGGCATGCCCGGCGTACTGCCGGTGCTGAACCAGGAAGCCGTGCGCATGGCGTGCATGTTCGGCCTGGCCATCGATGCCGAAATCGGCAAGCGCAACGTGTTCGCGCGCAAGAACTACTTCTACCCGGACCTGCCCAAGGGTTACCAGATCAGCCAGATGGACCTGCCGATCGTCGGCAAGGGTCACCTGGATATCGCCCTGGAAGACGGCACCATCAAGCGCATCGGGGTAACCCGCGCGCACCTGGAAGAAGATGCCGGCAAGAGCCTGCACGAAGACTTCAGCGGTTCCACCGGTATCGACCTGAACCGTGCCGGCACCCCGCTGCTGGAAATCGTTTCCGAGCCCGACATGCGCAGCGCCAAGGAAGCCGTGGCCTACGTCAAGGCGGTCCACGCGCTGGTGCGCTACCTGGGCATCTGCGATGGCAACATGGCCGAAGGCTCGCTACGTTGCGACTGCAACGTGTCGATCCGCCCGAAAGGCCAGGTCGAGTTCGGTACCCGCTGCGAGATCAAGAACGTCAACTCGTTCCGCTTCATCGAGCGCGCGATCAACAGCGAAATCCAGCGCCAGATCGACTTGATCGAAGACGGTGGCAGGGTGATACAGGAAACCCGATTGTACGATCCGAACAAGGACGAAACCCGTTCCATGCGCAGCAAAGAGGAAGCCAACGACTACCGTTACTTCCCCGACCCGGACCTGCTGCCGGTGGTGATCGAGGACAGCTTCCTCGCAACCCTCCGCGCCGGCCTGCCGGAACTGCCGCCACAGAAAGTCGAACGCTTCCAGAGCCAGTATGGCCTGTCGGCCTACGACGCCAACGTGCTGGCATCCAGCCGCGAACAGGCGGACTACTTCGAAGAAGTGGTAAAAATCGGTGGCGACGCCAAGCTGGCGGCCAACTGGGTCATGGTCGAGCTGGGCAGCTTGCTGAACAAGCTGGGCGTCGAGATCGACCAGGCCCCGGTCAGCGCCGCACACCTGGGTGGCATGCTGTTGCGCATCAGCGATAACACCATCAGCGGCAAGATCGCCAAGACCGTGTTCGAGGCCATGGCTGCCGGTGAAGGCGATGCCGACAGCATCATCGAGAGCAAAGGCCTCAAGCAGGTCACCGACACCGGTGCGATCGACAAGATGCTCGACGAAATGCTGGCAGCCAACGCCGAGCAGGTCGAACAGTACCGCGCGGCCGATGAGGCCAAGCGCGGCAAGATGTTCGGCTTCTTCGTGGGCCAGGCGATGAAGGCTTCCAAAGGCAAGGCCAACCCTGGGCAGGTGAACCAATTGCTCAAGGCCAAGCTCGAAGGGTGA
- a CDS encoding septal ring lytic transglycosylase RlpA family protein — protein MLKRSLGTLALFSFLAGCASHDIDPRGYDQTGTASYYGSRHHGKRTASGEPFNQHGLTAAHRSLPFGTRVLVTNTANQRSVVVRINDRGPHTRGRLIDLSRAAAEKIGMLRSGTARVRVQGLSD, from the coding sequence TTGCTAAAACGATCCCTCGGCACCCTGGCCCTGTTTTCCTTCCTGGCCGGCTGCGCCAGCCACGACATCGACCCGCGTGGTTATGACCAGACGGGCACCGCCTCTTACTACGGCTCACGCCACCACGGCAAACGCACTGCCAGCGGCGAACCTTTCAACCAGCATGGCCTCACCGCCGCCCACCGCAGCCTGCCGTTCGGCACCCGCGTACTGGTCACCAATACGGCCAACCAGCGCAGTGTTGTGGTACGCATCAACGACCGTGGCCCGCACACCCGCGGCCGCCTGATCGACCTGTCTCGCGCTGCTGCAGAAAAAATCGGCATGCTCCGTAGCGGAACGGCGCGCGTGCGAGTACAAGGGCTTAGCGACTGA
- a CDS encoding calcium/sodium antiporter: MGIALLLLVGGAELLVRAALRLAQRLHVRPLIIGLSLVAFGSTAPQLTVSLQAAYQGAPDVAVGSVIGSNIFNVLVILGLAALIIPLRVSRQLVRLDIPLMIVASGLVYALSANGHLGRVEGGLLLLGLAGYLAMLWHQSRHYARTYPAPDTTKSSARRFWSGTLLQVLAGLGLLSLGGHLLLEAAVEVATDLGLSERIIGLTVVAICTSLPELAAALIAALRGEREIAVGTVIGSNLFNLLAVLGLTALVTPEPLSISPNALSFDLPVMLGVAVLSLPVFYSGYRITRAEGVVFLCLYLAYGLHVAAFTMGMPLAGRLERLMLFYVLPVLAMVLLYTTARAWRRQH, translated from the coding sequence CTGGGCATTGCCCTGCTGCTGCTGGTCGGCGGCGCCGAATTGCTGGTGCGCGCAGCGCTGCGCCTGGCACAGCGCCTTCATGTTCGCCCGCTGATCATCGGCCTGAGCCTGGTGGCCTTCGGCAGTACCGCGCCACAACTGACCGTGAGCCTGCAGGCCGCCTACCAGGGCGCGCCGGATGTGGCAGTGGGCAGCGTGATCGGTAGCAACATTTTCAACGTACTGGTCATTCTCGGCCTGGCCGCACTGATCATTCCCCTGCGCGTATCGCGCCAGCTGGTGCGCCTGGACATTCCGCTGATGATCGTCGCCAGCGGCCTGGTCTACGCCCTCTCCGCCAACGGCCATCTGGGCCGGGTAGAAGGTGGGCTGCTGCTGCTTGGCCTGGCCGGCTACCTGGCAATGCTCTGGCACCAGTCGCGCCACTACGCACGCACCTACCCTGCGCCGGATACGACCAAGTCCAGCGCCAGGCGTTTCTGGTCGGGCACGCTGCTGCAAGTGCTGGCCGGCCTTGGCCTGCTGAGCCTGGGCGGCCACCTGCTACTGGAGGCTGCCGTCGAGGTGGCCACCGACCTGGGCCTGTCCGAGCGCATCATCGGCCTGACGGTCGTCGCCATCTGCACTTCCCTGCCGGAACTGGCTGCCGCCCTGATCGCCGCCCTGCGTGGCGAAAGGGAGATCGCCGTGGGCACGGTGATCGGCAGCAACCTGTTCAACTTGCTGGCCGTGCTCGGCCTGACCGCACTGGTCACCCCCGAGCCGCTGTCGATCTCACCCAATGCGCTGTCATTTGACTTGCCAGTGATGCTCGGCGTTGCCGTGCTGAGCCTGCCGGTGTTTTATTCCGGTTACCGGATCACCCGGGCCGAAGGCGTGGTGTTCCTTTGCCTGTACCTGGCCTACGGGCTGCACGTAGCGGCGTTTACCATGGGCATGCCGCTGGCAGGCCGCCTGGAACGTTTGATGCTGTTCTACGTGCTGCCGGTGCTCGCGATGGTGTTGCTGTACACCACCGCGCGCGCTTGGCGGCGGCAGCACTAG
- a CDS encoding amino acid permease, whose translation MQDQSTPELQRGLKNRHIQLIALGGAIGTGLFLGIAQTIQLAGPSVLLGYAIAGLMAFLIMRQLGEMVVEEPVAGSFSHFAHQYWSEFAGFVSGWNYWVVYVLVGMAELTAVGIYVQYWWPDFPTWATAAIFFVVINLINLTQVKVYGEMEFWFALIKVVAIVSMIGFGAWLLTSGHGGPDASVANLWQYGGFFPNGVSGLVMAMAVIMFSFGGLELVGITAAEADNPRQSIPKATNQVVYRILIFYIGALAVLLSLYPWQKVVQGGSPFVMIFHELDSDLVATILNIVVLTAALSVYNSCVYANSRMLFGLASQGDAPRQLLKVSRSGVPLTALGVSAFATGLCVVINYLMPGEAFGLLMALAVSALVINWASISITHLKFRKAKLAAGITPFYKSLGHPLTNYLCLAFIVLILVVMYLTPPIRISVMLIPAWIAVLWVAFKLKKARQAK comes from the coding sequence ATGCAAGACCAGAGCACGCCCGAGCTGCAGCGCGGGCTGAAGAATCGCCATATCCAGCTGATCGCGCTGGGCGGGGCCATTGGTACCGGCTTGTTCCTGGGTATCGCCCAGACCATCCAGCTGGCCGGCCCCTCCGTGTTGCTGGGGTATGCCATCGCTGGCCTGATGGCCTTCCTGATAATGCGCCAGCTGGGTGAAATGGTTGTCGAAGAGCCGGTGGCCGGCAGCTTCAGCCATTTTGCCCACCAATACTGGAGCGAGTTTGCCGGCTTCGTGTCGGGCTGGAACTACTGGGTGGTCTATGTGCTGGTTGGCATGGCCGAACTGACCGCGGTGGGTATCTACGTGCAGTACTGGTGGCCGGATTTCCCCACCTGGGCGACGGCGGCGATCTTTTTCGTGGTAATCAACCTGATCAACCTGACCCAGGTGAAGGTCTATGGCGAAATGGAATTCTGGTTCGCCCTGATCAAGGTGGTTGCCATTGTCAGCATGATCGGTTTCGGCGCCTGGTTGCTGACCAGCGGCCATGGCGGCCCGGATGCCAGCGTAGCCAACCTGTGGCAGTACGGCGGCTTCTTCCCTAACGGTGTCAGCGGCCTGGTGATGGCGATGGCGGTGATCATGTTCTCGTTCGGTGGCCTGGAGCTGGTGGGTATCACCGCTGCCGAGGCCGACAACCCGCGTCAGAGCATCCCCAAGGCCACCAACCAGGTGGTGTACCGCATCCTGATCTTCTACATCGGTGCCCTGGCGGTACTGCTGTCGCTGTACCCGTGGCAGAAGGTCGTGCAGGGCGGCAGCCCGTTCGTGATGATTTTCCACGAGCTGGACAGCGACCTGGTGGCGACCATTCTCAATATCGTGGTGCTGACGGCTGCGCTGTCGGTTTACAACAGCTGCGTATACGCCAACAGCCGCATGCTGTTTGGCCTGGCCAGCCAGGGCGACGCACCGCGCCAGTTGCTGAAAGTGAGCCGCAGCGGTGTGCCGCTGACTGCGCTGGGCGTTTCGGCCTTCGCTACCGGCTTGTGCGTAGTGATCAACTACCTGATGCCGGGTGAAGCCTTTGGTTTGCTGATGGCCCTGGCGGTGTCGGCGTTGGTGATCAACTGGGCGAGCATCAGCATTACCCACCTGAAGTTCCGCAAGGCCAAGCTGGCGGCCGGAATCACCCCGTTCTACAAGAGCCTGGGGCACCCGCTGACCAACTACCTGTGCCTGGCGTTCATCGTGCTGATTCTGGTGGTGATGTACCTGACCCCGCCGATTCGTATCTCGGTGATGCTGATCCCGGCATGGATTGCCGTGCTGTGGGTGGCCTTCAAACTGAAGAAGGCCCGCCAGGCCAAGTAG
- a CDS encoding AEC family transporter — translation MLALLIQTLNITAPVFAMLFMGVLLKRIHLIDDNFNRVASQLVFNVCMPALLFLGIYHADLAAAVKPGVILYFIAATLVGFAVAWGMAIWRSPLAERGIYTQGAFRGNNGVIGLALAASLYGDYGISLGAVLAGLVILMYNSLSAVVLAVYSPDLKSDPWSICKSIFSNPLIISVLVATPMAYGQVPLPNWLLTSGDYLAQMTLPLALMCIGGTLSLAALRDSGRLAIDASLVKMVWLPLVGTLGAWLCGFRGAELGILFLYIGSPTAAASYVMARAANGNHELAASIIVITTLMAAITTNIGIFILQWGGWI, via the coding sequence ATGCTCGCCCTTCTTATCCAGACGCTGAACATCACGGCACCTGTCTTCGCCATGTTGTTCATGGGCGTGCTGCTCAAACGCATCCACCTGATCGACGACAACTTCAACCGCGTCGCCTCGCAGTTGGTGTTCAATGTCTGCATGCCTGCGCTGCTGTTCCTCGGTATCTACCACGCCGACCTGGCAGCAGCGGTAAAGCCTGGAGTCATCCTCTACTTCATCGCCGCCACACTGGTTGGCTTTGCCGTCGCCTGGGGTATGGCCATCTGGCGCAGCCCGCTAGCGGAGCGGGGCATTTATACCCAAGGCGCGTTCCGCGGCAACAACGGCGTGATCGGCCTGGCCTTGGCCGCCAGTCTGTACGGGGACTATGGTATTTCCCTGGGGGCAGTGCTCGCCGGCCTGGTCATCCTCATGTACAACTCGCTGTCGGCAGTGGTACTTGCGGTGTACAGCCCGGACCTCAAGTCCGACCCCTGGAGCATCTGCAAGAGCATCTTCAGCAACCCGCTGATCATCAGCGTGCTGGTGGCTACCCCCATGGCTTACGGTCAGGTGCCGCTACCCAACTGGCTGCTGACTTCGGGTGATTACCTCGCCCAGATGACCCTGCCGTTGGCGTTGATGTGCATTGGCGGGACCCTGTCGTTGGCGGCATTGCGCGACAGCGGCAGGCTGGCCATCGACGCCAGCCTGGTGAAGATGGTCTGGCTACCGCTGGTGGGCACCTTGGGCGCCTGGCTATGCGGTTTTCGCGGGGCCGAACTGGGCATCCTGTTCCTGTACATCGGCAGCCCCACCGCTGCGGCCAGCTACGTGATGGCACGTGCGGCCAACGGCAACCATGAACTGGCGGCGTCGATCATCGTCATTACGACGTTAATGGCGGCAATCACCACCAATATCGGCATTTTCATCTTGCAGTGGGGCGGATGGATCTAG
- a CDS encoding response regulator transcription factor, which yields MSEENQVESEELPHLLLVDDDATFTRVMARAMSRRGFRVSTASSAEEGLILAQQDLPDYATLDLKMDGDSGLVLLPKLLELDPEMRVVILTGYSSIATAVEAVKRGACNYLCKPADADDVLAALLSEHTDLDTLVPENPMSVDRLQWEHIQRVLNEHEGNISATARALGMHRRTLQRKLQKRPVRR from the coding sequence ATGAGCGAAGAAAACCAGGTCGAAAGCGAAGAGCTGCCGCACCTGCTGCTGGTGGATGATGACGCCACCTTCACCCGGGTCATGGCCCGGGCCATGAGCCGTCGCGGTTTCCGCGTGAGCACTGCCAGTTCTGCCGAGGAAGGCTTGATCCTGGCCCAGCAGGACCTGCCGGACTACGCCACGCTGGACCTGAAGATGGACGGTGACTCCGGCCTTGTGCTGCTGCCCAAGCTGCTGGAGCTGGACCCGGAAATGCGCGTGGTGATCCTGACCGGTTACTCGAGCATTGCCACTGCGGTGGAGGCGGTCAAGCGCGGTGCCTGCAATTACCTGTGCAAGCCGGCCGACGCCGATGACGTGCTGGCAGCGTTGCTGTCGGAGCATACCGACCTGGATACCCTGGTGCCGGAAAACCCGATGTCGGTCGACCGCCTGCAGTGGGAACACATCCAGCGCGTGCTGAACGAGCATGAGGGCAACATTTCGGCCACCGCGCGGGCGCTGGGCATGCACCGCCGGACCTTGCAGCGCAAACTGCAGAAGCGCCCGGTCCGTCGCTGA
- a CDS encoding ATP-binding protein, with the protein MLAAVQPLSATRQNLWRLTVIRVLVLAAQAGSVGVAYWTELLPLPWLSLAGTLALSSLLCAFTALRLRLSVPVTEMEYALQLACDLLIHSALLYYSGGSTNPFVSYYLVPLAIAAVTLPWLYSLILSGIALTAYSMLLVQFYPLEGLPMARDKMQVYGMWLSIALAAAVITFFAARMAEELRRQEQLRSERREESLRDEQLLAVATQAAGAAHELGTPLATMSVLINEMRQDHTDPLLQEDLQILQDQVKLCKETLQQLVRAAEANRRLAIVEQDVTAWLDEALNRWHLMRPEASYRFQRLRDGKVPRLTPPPDLTQALLNLLNNAADACPDDLEVRLDWDAQDIVISIRDHGPGVPPAIAEAIGKPFITTKGKGFGLGLFLSKASVTRAGGSVKLYSHEQGGTLTELRLPYGKRGDE; encoded by the coding sequence ATGCTCGCTGCCGTACAACCGTTGTCCGCTACCCGCCAGAACCTCTGGCGCCTGACCGTTATTCGGGTCCTGGTCCTGGCTGCCCAGGCCGGCTCGGTGGGTGTTGCCTACTGGACCGAGCTACTGCCATTGCCATGGTTGTCGCTGGCCGGCACCTTGGCCCTGTCCTCGTTGCTGTGCGCCTTCACGGCGCTGCGCTTGCGCCTGTCGGTGCCGGTCACCGAAATGGAGTATGCCCTGCAGCTGGCCTGTGACCTGCTGATTCACAGTGCCTTGCTGTATTACTCCGGCGGGTCGACCAACCCGTTCGTGTCGTATTACCTGGTACCGTTGGCGATTGCCGCGGTAACCCTGCCGTGGCTGTACTCGCTGATTCTTTCGGGCATCGCCCTGACTGCGTACAGCATGCTGCTGGTGCAGTTCTACCCGCTTGAAGGCCTGCCGATGGCGCGGGACAAGATGCAGGTCTACGGCATGTGGCTGAGCATTGCCCTGGCTGCTGCGGTGATTACCTTCTTTGCTGCGCGCATGGCCGAAGAGCTGCGCCGGCAGGAGCAGTTACGGTCTGAACGGCGCGAAGAAAGCCTGCGCGACGAGCAACTGCTGGCCGTGGCCACCCAGGCTGCCGGTGCCGCCCATGAGCTGGGAACGCCGCTGGCGACCATGAGCGTGCTGATCAACGAAATGCGCCAGGACCACACCGACCCGCTGCTGCAGGAAGACCTGCAGATCCTCCAGGACCAGGTAAAGCTGTGCAAAGAAACCTTGCAGCAGTTGGTGCGCGCCGCCGAAGCCAATCGCCGCCTGGCTATCGTTGAGCAGGACGTGACCGCCTGGCTGGACGAGGCGCTGAACCGTTGGCACCTGATGCGCCCGGAAGCCAGCTACCGCTTCCAGCGCCTGCGTGATGGCAAAGTACCGCGTCTGACGCCTCCGCCTGATCTGACCCAGGCACTGCTGAACCTGTTGAACAATGCCGCAGATGCTTGCCCCGATGACCTGGAAGTCCGCCTGGACTGGGACGCCCAGGACATCGTCATCAGCATTCGCGACCATGGCCCTGGCGTGCCACCGGCCATTGCCGAAGCCATCGGCAAGCCCTTTATTACCACCAAAGGCAAAGGCTTCGGCCTGGGCCTGTTCTTGAGCAAGGCCAGCGTGACCCGTGCGGGCGGTTCGGTAAAACTCTATAGTCATGAACAGGGTGGCACCCTGACCGAATTGCGCCTGCCCTATGGCAAGCGAGGAGATGAATGA
- a CDS encoding SIMPL domain-containing protein (The SIMPL domain is named for its presence in mouse protein SIMPL (signalling molecule that associates with mouse pelle-like kinase). Bacterial member BP26, from Brucella, was shown to assemble into a channel-like structure, while YggE from E. coli has been associated with resistance to oxidative stress.): MLIPRHGAALLMSCGLLASLPALAADEPRYNQVSLRAEVSKEVARDLMVVTLYSEAQNTDPGKLAKQITETMNKAVQQSREVKDVKISQGSRNSYPVYDSKGQKITGWRERAELRLESADFPALSQLTADLLQELKMGGMDFSIAPATRKSSEDALLKDAVDAFKARAQLATEALGGKGYKVVSLNLNSSGYPRPYLRSAPMAMKAMGADEAAPAPDIEAGTSEVSMNADGLIEVQMP, encoded by the coding sequence ATGCTAATCCCACGTCACGGCGCCGCCCTGCTCATGTCTTGCGGCTTGCTCGCCAGCCTGCCGGCGCTGGCCGCCGATGAGCCACGTTACAACCAGGTATCGCTGCGCGCTGAAGTGAGCAAGGAAGTGGCGCGCGACCTGATGGTCGTGACCCTGTACAGCGAAGCGCAGAACACCGACCCGGGCAAGCTCGCCAAGCAGATCACCGAAACCATGAACAAGGCCGTGCAGCAGTCGCGCGAGGTCAAGGACGTGAAGATAAGCCAGGGCAGCCGCAACAGCTACCCGGTGTATGACAGCAAGGGCCAGAAGATCACCGGCTGGCGCGAGCGCGCCGAGCTGCGCCTTGAAAGCGCCGACTTCCCGGCCTTGTCCCAGCTCACTGCCGACCTGCTGCAAGAGCTGAAAATGGGCGGCATGGACTTCTCCATCGCCCCGGCCACGCGCAAGTCCAGCGAGGATGCTCTGCTCAAGGATGCAGTTGATGCCTTCAAGGCCCGTGCGCAGCTGGCGACCGAGGCGCTGGGTGGCAAGGGCTACAAAGTGGTCAGCCTGAACCTCAACAGCAGCGGCTACCCACGCCCGTACCTGCGCAGTGCACCGATGGCGATGAAAGCGATGGGGGCTGATGAAGCAGCGCCAGCGCCGGATATCGAGGCGGGTACCAGTGAAGTCAGCATGAATGCCGATGGCCTGATCGAAGTGCAGATGCCGTAA
- a CDS encoding ABC transporter substrate-binding protein, with protein sequence MLKHAVIPFLLGAGLLTGAPTALAASSLVFCSEGSPAGFDPGQYTTGTDFDASAETVFNRLTQFERGGTAVIPGLATKWEVSDDGKAYTFHLREGVKFHTTDYFKPSRLFNADDVLFTFNRMLDKDHPFRKASPTEFPYFTDMGMDKNIAKVEKVDEHTVRFTLNEVDAAFIQNLAMSFASIQSAEYADQLLKNGKATDINQKPIGTGPFVFSKYEKDAQIRFKGNKDYWKPEDVKIDNLIFAITTDASVRMQRLKKNECQVTLFPRPADIEPLKADKNLQMPHQAGFNLGYIAYNVMDKIKGSNEPNPMAQLKVRQALDMAVDKKQIIKSVYQGAGQLAVNGMPPTQWSYDDSIKDAPFDPEKAKQLLKEAGIKEGTEITLWAMPVQRPYNPNAKLMAEMLQSDWAKIGIKAKIVSYEWGEYIKRSKAGEQGAMLIGWSGDNGDPDNWLGTLYGCDAVDGNNFSKWCYKPYDDLIQQAKATSDQAKRTELYQKAQHILKEQVPITPIAHSTVYQPMSAKVKDFKISPFALNAFYGVSVDK encoded by the coding sequence ATGCTCAAACACGCAGTCATTCCGTTCCTGCTTGGCGCAGGTTTGCTCACCGGCGCACCGACGGCCCTGGCCGCGTCCAGCCTGGTGTTTTGCTCCGAAGGCAGCCCGGCAGGTTTCGACCCGGGGCAGTACACCACCGGGACCGACTTCGACGCCTCGGCCGAGACCGTGTTCAACCGCCTGACCCAGTTCGAACGCGGCGGTACCGCAGTGATCCCGGGCCTGGCGACCAAATGGGAGGTATCCGACGACGGCAAGGCCTACACCTTCCACCTGCGTGAAGGGGTGAAGTTCCACACCACCGACTACTTCAAGCCCAGCCGCCTGTTCAACGCCGACGACGTGCTGTTCACCTTCAACCGCATGCTCGACAAGGACCACCCGTTCCGCAAGGCCTCCCCCACCGAGTTCCCGTACTTCACCGACATGGGCATGGACAAGAACATCGCCAAGGTGGAGAAGGTCGACGAGCACACGGTCAGGTTCACCCTCAACGAGGTCGACGCCGCGTTCATCCAGAACCTGGCCATGAGCTTCGCCTCTATCCAGTCCGCCGAATACGCCGACCAACTGCTCAAAAACGGCAAGGCCACCGACATCAACCAGAAGCCGATCGGCACCGGCCCGTTCGTGTTCAGCAAGTACGAGAAGGACGCGCAGATCCGCTTCAAGGGCAACAAGGACTACTGGAAGCCCGAAGACGTGAAGATCGACAACCTGATCTTCGCCATCACCACCGATGCCTCGGTGCGCATGCAAAGACTGAAGAAGAACGAGTGCCAGGTCACCTTGTTCCCGCGCCCGGCCGACATCGAGCCGCTAAAGGCCGACAAGAACTTGCAGATGCCACACCAGGCCGGCTTCAACCTCGGCTACATCGCCTATAACGTGATGGACAAGATCAAGGGCAGCAACGAACCCAACCCGATGGCCCAGCTGAAAGTCCGCCAGGCGCTGGACATGGCCGTGGACAAGAAGCAGATCATCAAGTCGGTCTACCAAGGTGCCGGCCAGCTGGCAGTCAACGGCATGCCGCCGACCCAGTGGTCCTACGACGACAGCATCAAGGACGCACCGTTCGACCCCGAGAAAGCCAAGCAACTGCTGAAGGAAGCAGGTATCAAGGAAGGCACCGAGATCACCCTGTGGGCCATGCCCGTGCAACGCCCGTACAACCCCAATGCCAAGCTGATGGCCGAAATGTTGCAATCCGACTGGGCCAAGATCGGCATCAAGGCGAAGATCGTCAGCTATGAATGGGGCGAGTACATCAAACGCTCCAAAGCCGGCGAACAGGGCGCCATGCTGATCGGCTGGAGCGGTGACAATGGTGACCCGGACAACTGGCTGGGCACCCTCTACGGCTGCGATGCTGTCGACGGCAACAACTTCTCCAAGTGGTGCTACAAACCCTACGACGACCTGATCCAGCAGGCAAAAGCCACCTCCGACCAGGCCAAACGCACCGAGCTGTACCAAAAGGCGCAGCACATCCTCAAGGAGCAGGTACCGATCACCCCGATCGCCCACTCCACCGTGTACCAGCCCATGAGCGCCAAGGTGAAGGACTTCAAGATCAGCCCGTTTGCGCTGAACGCCTTCTACGGCGTCAGCGTGGACAAATAG